Below is a genomic region from Vibrio cortegadensis.
GATTCATGTATATCCGTGATGGCTGTCACGACAATATACCAAATGACTTCACAATTACTTCGCAAAGTAAAAAAATTGGCAGGTTGTTATTTTTGGAGCACAAAATGTACATGGCTCAACCGGGCCATATTGATCATATCAAACAGGTCAATGCTGGTCGTGTATATAAATTAATAGACCTTAAAGGTCCCATTTCTCGTATCGATTTGTCAAAGCAAAGCGCATTGGCACCTGCGAGTATAACTAAGATCACTCGTGAGTTGATTGAAGCTCACCTGATCCATGAAACAACGGTTCAAGAAGCGATTTCAAGAGGCCGTCCTGCCGTTGGCTTACAAACAAATAATGAAGGCTGGCAGTTTTTATCGATGCGTCTAGGACGGGGTTATCTGACGATTGCACTACATGAGTTAGGTGGTGATGTCCTCATTGATACCAAAATCGATATTCATGAGATTGATCAAGACGACGTACTTGCAAGGCTGTTGCATGAAATTGATGAATTCTTCCAAACCTATTCAGAACAACTGGATCGTGTTACGAGTATCGCAATCACTCTGCCTGGTTTGGTAAACGCTGAGCAAGGGATTGTGTTGCAGATGCCACACTATAACGTGGAGAACCTTGCGTTAGGGCCTGAAATATACAAAGCCACAGGGTTACCTGTTTTTGTAGCTAACGATACAAGGGCTTGGGCGCTGGCTGAAAAGCTGTTTGGTCACTCTCAAGAAAACGATAATTCAGTTTTGATTTCTATTCACCACGGTTTAGGCGCAGGGATCATTTTAGACGGTCGTGTACTTGAAGGTAGACATGGCAACATTGGTGAGTTGGGGCATATTCAAATTGATCCTAATGGTAAGCGTTGTCATTGCGGAAATCGCGGCTGTTTAGAAACGGTGGCGAGTTCTAAAGCAATACGTGAAGAAGTCGCATTCCGAATCGCGAATGGGGAAGAGTCCATATTATCTCAGCGTGAGCAGATG
It encodes:
- the mlc gene encoding sugar metabolism global transcriptional regulator Mlc, with product MYMAQPGHIDHIKQVNAGRVYKLIDLKGPISRIDLSKQSALAPASITKITRELIEAHLIHETTVQEAISRGRPAVGLQTNNEGWQFLSMRLGRGYLTIALHELGGDVLIDTKIDIHEIDQDDVLARLLHEIDEFFQTYSEQLDRVTSIAITLPGLVNAEQGIVLQMPHYNVENLALGPEIYKATGLPVFVANDTRAWALAEKLFGHSQENDNSVLISIHHGLGAGIILDGRVLEGRHGNIGELGHIQIDPNGKRCHCGNRGCLETVASSKAIREEVAFRIANGEESILSQREQMTIECICSAAADGDPLAVDVIEKLGKYLGSAIAIVINLFNPEKILIGGVINQAKSVLYPAIQTCIEEQSLPVYHQDLELVESRFYKQATMPGAALIKQALYDGLLLMKVVEG